One genomic window of Armatimonadota bacterium includes the following:
- the lon gene encoding endopeptidase La produces the protein MAKSQTKAHKPKPEPEPETLDEQLIDELPDELPLLPIRDAVYFPQMVFPLFVGREKSVKALDEAMARQRFILLVAQKQVGTDDPEPEDIYGVGLVAEVMQIMKVPDGTVRVVLEGVERVRVVKYEETEPFFLVKVESIPCIEESGIEVEALMRSVVTQFEQIVNIGRSIPPEALVNVINITEAGRLADSITPYLPLRVESKQDILETISAKERLEKLSVLLKKETEILEIQRSIRNRVEKEMGDTQREFILREQMKAIQQELGERDERYGEIEEYRSRIEQAAMPEEVQERANKELDRLEKMPYAAPEGVVVRNYLDWLVSLPWNVNTEDSIDIAESARVLDEDHYGLGKPKERILEFLAVKQLSGQMKGPILCFVGPPGVGKTSIGRSIARSLGRKFIRVSLGGIRDEAEIRGHRRTYIGSMPGRIIQGIKQSGSNNPVFMLDEIDKVGADFRGDPSAALLEALDPEQNTGFSDHYLEVPFNLSDVMFITTANLLDTIPPPLRDRMEVIPFAGYIEDEKLKIAQLFLVPKQTRDHGLKPSRIKFDESAIRLVIREYTREAGVRNLEREIATICRKIAKQVAEGRKSLTRITPRKVKELLGQPKYHYGAAEEKDEIGAATGLVYTEFGGDIVSIEVGLMRADKGQLLLTGQLGDVMKESAQAALTYVRSKARTLKIDEDFTHKLDIHIHVPAGAVPKDGPSAGITIATALASALTRRPVKREVAMTGEITLRGKVLPIGGLKEKVLAAHRAGIRTIIMPRENLKDLEEIPDYVREELAFKPVEHADEVLKIALHNGSDGTDR, from the coding sequence ATGGCAAAGTCTCAGACCAAGGCTCACAAGCCAAAGCCTGAACCCGAACCGGAAACCCTCGACGAGCAGTTGATAGACGAACTCCCGGATGAACTCCCGCTTCTGCCGATCCGGGACGCGGTCTACTTCCCTCAGATGGTGTTCCCGCTGTTCGTTGGCCGCGAGAAGTCTGTCAAGGCCCTCGACGAGGCGATGGCACGCCAGCGTTTCATATTGTTGGTGGCCCAGAAACAGGTCGGCACGGACGATCCCGAGCCGGAGGACATATACGGGGTCGGCCTCGTGGCCGAGGTCATGCAGATAATGAAGGTCCCCGACGGTACGGTGCGGGTGGTTCTTGAGGGAGTCGAGCGCGTCAGGGTCGTCAAGTACGAGGAGACCGAGCCGTTCTTCTTGGTCAAGGTCGAGAGCATTCCCTGCATCGAGGAGTCCGGCATAGAGGTCGAGGCTCTGATGAGGAGCGTTGTCACCCAGTTCGAGCAGATCGTGAACATCGGTCGCTCGATCCCGCCCGAAGCCTTGGTCAACGTCATCAATATCACCGAGGCTGGACGGCTCGCGGATAGCATTACGCCGTATCTGCCGCTGCGCGTCGAGTCGAAGCAGGACATCCTTGAGACTATCTCGGCCAAAGAGCGGCTCGAGAAGCTGAGTGTCCTTCTCAAGAAGGAGACGGAGATTCTCGAGATTCAGCGGAGTATTCGTAACCGCGTCGAGAAGGAGATGGGCGACACCCAGCGCGAGTTCATACTTCGCGAGCAGATGAAGGCGATCCAGCAGGAACTGGGCGAGCGCGACGAGCGCTACGGTGAGATCGAGGAGTACCGCTCACGCATCGAGCAAGCCGCCATGCCGGAGGAAGTCCAGGAGCGCGCCAACAAGGAACTCGACCGGCTGGAGAAAATGCCCTATGCCGCGCCTGAGGGCGTCGTCGTGCGGAACTACCTCGACTGGCTCGTGTCTCTGCCGTGGAACGTCAACACCGAGGACAGCATTGACATAGCCGAGTCCGCGCGGGTGCTCGATGAGGACCATTACGGACTTGGCAAGCCCAAGGAGCGTATCCTGGAGTTTCTCGCGGTCAAACAGCTCTCGGGGCAGATGAAAGGCCCGATCCTCTGCTTCGTCGGTCCTCCAGGCGTCGGCAAAACGTCCATCGGCCGCTCGATAGCCAGGTCGCTTGGTCGGAAGTTCATCCGCGTCTCGCTGGGAGGCATCAGGGACGAGGCTGAGATCAGGGGCCACCGCAGGACCTATATCGGCTCGATGCCCGGTCGCATCATTCAGGGCATCAAGCAGAGCGGCTCGAACAATCCCGTGTTCATGCTCGATGAGATAGACAAGGTCGGGGCCGATTTCCGAGGTGATCCCTCGGCGGCATTGCTGGAAGCGCTCGACCCCGAACAGAACACGGGGTTCAGTGATCACTATCTGGAAGTCCCGTTCAACCTGTCCGACGTCATGTTCATCACAACGGCGAATCTGCTCGACACGATCCCGCCGCCCCTGAGAGACCGCATGGAGGTCATTCCGTTCGCCGGGTACATCGAGGACGAGAAACTCAAGATAGCGCAGTTGTTCCTCGTTCCGAAGCAGACGAGGGACCATGGCCTGAAGCCGAGCCGGATCAAGTTCGACGAGAGCGCGATTCGCCTTGTAATCCGCGAGTACACGCGTGAGGCCGGCGTACGAAACCTCGAGCGCGAGATCGCTACGATCTGTCGTAAGATCGCTAAACAGGTTGCTGAGGGCAGGAAGAGCCTGACCCGGATCACACCGAGGAAGGTGAAGGAACTGCTCGGCCAGCCCAAATACCACTACGGGGCTGCAGAGGAGAAGGACGAGATCGGCGCCGCCACCGGGTTGGTCTATACCGAGTTCGGTGGCGACATCGTGAGCATCGAGGTGGGTCTGATGCGTGCCGATAAGGGCCAGCTTCTGCTGACCGGCCAACTCGGTGATGTGATGAAGGAGTCTGCGCAGGCCGCGCTGACCTATGTACGATCGAAGGCGCGCACGCTTAAGATTGATGAGGATTTCACACATAAACTAGACATACATATTCATGTTCCGGCGGGCGCAGTGCCGAAGGATGGCCCGTCCGCGGGTATAACCATCGCGACCGCGCTCGCATCGGCGCTCACCAGGCGTCCCGTGAAGCGCGAGGTGGCGATGACCGGAGAAATCACTCTCCGCGGGAAGGTATTACCGATCGGCGGGTTGAAAGAGAAAGTGCTTGCCGCTCACAGAGCCGGCATCCGGACGATCATCATGCCCAGAGAGAACCTTAAGGATCTCGAGGAGATTCCCGACTACGTCCGCGAGGAACTGGCATTCAAGCCGGTCGAGCATGCCGATGAGGTGCTGAAGATCGCGCTTCACAATGGTTCGGACGGGACGGATCGCTGA
- a CDS encoding valine--tRNA ligase yields the protein MNQYDTLPKVYDPQAVEPKWYDYWIEKGYFQAEVDPSKPMYSITIPPPNITGSLHIGHALCYTIQDVLGRWKRMQGFNTLILPGTDHAGIATQNKVEQQLAKDGLTRHDLGRERFIELVWEWRDQYGSTILNQFKRMGYGFDWDRLRFTMDEGYVDAVLEEFVRWFDAGLIYRGVRVINWCPRCQTAISDIEVEYEEVAGHLWHIDYPLEDGSGVITVATTRPETMLGDTAIAVNPEDDRYVGMVGKNAILPIMGRAISIVADAHVDPEFGTGAVKVTPAHDPNDFEIGMRHNLPSVIVIGTDGSMTGEAGRFAGMDRYAAREAIVDELRGKDLLVREEEYLHSVGTCARCDTTIEPLLSEQWFAKMSEIAQPAIDVVKNGDVRFVPERYADTYTAWMENIRDWCISRQLWWGHRIPVWKCLDCGEYTAAKTEVEACKKCGSKNLEQDPDVLDTWFSSALWPFATMGWPKDTPELDYFYPTSVLVTARDIIYLWVSRMIMTSLDFREQIPFHDVYIYATVLNEEGRRMSKSLGTGIDPLDTIEKFGADALRFALIQQTGKNQDMRFSEGRVEAIRYFSNKIWNISRFVLLSLEETGHASPEAPSADKLTLEDKWIISRLQGTIAAVNRGLGDYDMDDAARALYEFLWNEYADWYIEMAKPRLRGEESAGVKWVLWHVLETSMRLMHPIMPFITEQIWQSIPHEGDSIMIAEYPKADESLRDASAEAQVGAIMEIVRAIRNLRAESGITPDKKVECMIVPKTGEAKESVASGLESIKILAKVSRLGIAAASPATGEGKFISAHLPVADIYIPLAGLVDIDKEIARITSEIASVEKDLARSAGKLANEAFMAKAAAPIIEKEQRIARESTEKIEKLQERLATLRGA from the coding sequence ATGAATCAATACGATACGCTACCGAAAGTGTACGACCCGCAGGCTGTCGAGCCGAAGTGGTATGACTACTGGATCGAAAAGGGCTACTTCCAGGCCGAGGTAGACCCGTCCAAGCCGATGTACTCGATCACCATCCCGCCGCCCAACATTACCGGCTCGCTGCACATCGGCCACGCGCTATGCTACACGATCCAGGACGTCCTCGGCCGCTGGAAGAGAATGCAAGGCTTCAACACGCTGATCCTCCCAGGCACCGACCACGCAGGCATCGCGACCCAGAACAAGGTCGAGCAACAGCTTGCAAAGGATGGACTCACACGCCACGACCTCGGCCGCGAGAGGTTCATCGAGCTTGTCTGGGAGTGGCGCGATCAGTACGGCAGCACGATCCTCAACCAGTTCAAGCGCATGGGCTACGGCTTCGACTGGGATCGCCTGCGCTTCACTATGGATGAGGGCTACGTGGACGCCGTCCTCGAGGAGTTCGTCCGCTGGTTCGACGCCGGCCTGATCTACCGAGGCGTGCGGGTCATCAACTGGTGCCCGAGATGCCAGACCGCCATCTCCGACATCGAGGTGGAGTACGAGGAGGTCGCCGGTCACCTCTGGCACATTGACTATCCGCTGGAGGACGGCTCCGGCGTGATCACGGTCGCCACCACGCGCCCCGAGACGATGCTGGGTGACACCGCGATTGCCGTCAACCCCGAGGATGACCGCTACGTCGGAATGGTCGGCAAGAACGCAATCCTGCCGATCATGGGCCGGGCGATCTCGATCGTCGCTGATGCGCACGTCGACCCCGAGTTCGGCACCGGCGCCGTCAAGGTGACGCCCGCTCACGACCCGAACGACTTCGAGATCGGCATGCGGCACAACCTGCCCAGCGTGATCGTCATCGGCACGGACGGCTCGATGACCGGGGAGGCCGGACGGTTCGCCGGCATGGACCGCTATGCCGCGCGCGAGGCGATCGTCGATGAACTGCGAGGCAAGGATCTGCTCGTCCGCGAGGAGGAGTACCTCCACTCCGTCGGGACGTGCGCCCGATGCGACACGACCATCGAGCCGCTTCTCTCCGAGCAGTGGTTCGCCAAGATGAGCGAGATCGCTCAGCCGGCCATCGATGTAGTGAAGAACGGCGATGTCCGCTTCGTGCCCGAGCGATACGCTGACACCTACACCGCTTGGATGGAGAACATCCGCGACTGGTGCATCTCCCGCCAGCTCTGGTGGGGCCACCGCATCCCTGTCTGGAAGTGCCTCGACTGCGGCGAGTACACGGCTGCCAAGACCGAGGTCGAGGCGTGCAAGAAGTGCGGCTCTAAGAACCTCGAGCAGGACCCGGATGTCCTCGACACATGGTTCTCGTCGGCGCTCTGGCCGTTCGCGACCATGGGCTGGCCAAAGGACACTCCGGAGTTGGACTACTTCTACCCGACCTCGGTGCTGGTTACAGCTCGCGACATCATCTACCTCTGGGTCTCCCGGATGATCATGACGAGCCTAGACTTCCGTGAGCAGATCCCGTTCCATGATGTCTATATCTACGCGACGGTGCTCAACGAGGAGGGCCGGCGCATGAGCAAGTCGCTCGGCACCGGGATAGACCCGCTCGACACCATAGAGAAGTTCGGGGCCGATGCTCTCAGATTCGCGCTGATCCAGCAGACAGGCAAGAATCAGGACATGCGCTTCTCCGAGGGCCGCGTGGAAGCGATCCGGTACTTCAGCAACAAAATCTGGAATATCTCGCGGTTCGTGCTCCTGAGCCTGGAGGAGACCGGTCACGCGAGCCCCGAAGCTCCATCGGCAGATAAGCTTACCCTCGAGGACAAGTGGATCATCAGCCGCCTGCAGGGTACTATCGCCGCCGTGAACAGGGGCCTAGGCGACTACGACATGGACGACGCCGCCCGCGCGCTCTACGAGTTCCTCTGGAACGAGTACGCCGACTGGTACATTGAGATGGCCAAGCCGAGACTCCGCGGTGAGGAGAGCGCTGGCGTGAAGTGGGTGCTCTGGCACGTCTTGGAGACTTCGATGCGCCTGATGCACCCAATCATGCCGTTCATCACAGAGCAGATCTGGCAGTCGATCCCGCACGAGGGTGATAGCATCATGATCGCCGAGTACCCGAAAGCCGATGAGTCGCTCCGGGATGCATCCGCCGAGGCACAAGTCGGCGCCATCATGGAGATCGTCCGTGCCATCCGCAACCTTCGCGCGGAGAGCGGCATCACGCCGGACAAGAAGGTCGAGTGCATGATCGTCCCTAAGACGGGTGAGGCGAAGGAGTCCGTCGCAAGTGGTCTTGAGAGCATCAAGATCCTGGCCAAGGTGAGCAGGCTCGGCATCGCCGCCGCGTCGCCCGCCACCGGAGAGGGCAAGTTCATCTCTGCCCACCTGCCGGTCGCGGACATCTACATTCCACTCGCCGGTCTGGTGGATATCGACAAGGAGATCGCGCGCATTACCAGTGAGATCGCGAGCGTCGAGAAGGATCTCGCTCGAAGCGCCGGGAAGCTGGCAAACGAGGCATTCATGGCCAAAGCCGCCGCTCCGATCATCGAGAAGGAGCAGCGCATCGCCCGCGAGTCGACCGAAAAGATCGAGAAGCTCCAGGAGCGGCTCGCGACCCTGCGAGGGGCGTAA